In Leptospira montravelensis, the DNA window AGGACAATTGGGTTAAACCTATCTCTATGAAAACGGGCAAGAACACCTAGCGCCTTCAAACTATCGGATACGATAATCGCCTTGGTTAAGTCTTCTTTTGAGAGTTGTTTTAGAATGGGATGATTTTTTTCACAAAGAAATGCTATGGTACCTTTACTCAAAGCATCGGGAATAAATTCGTGACCATCTCTTGTTCCACGTAAAGGAACAAACAAAGACCCAGGTTTAGTCTCCACAGAAGAGGTTGTGATCCAACGAAAGGATGGGTTTTCTGTCCGGTCCCAATGGGGGTCTTTGGAAAACAAACTTAGAATAGTTGACAAGGAATATTCAAATGGTGCGATCATAGCTTCTACGCCAGTTTCTTTCAGAAAGAAAGATTTGGAAGAAAAAGATAAATGAAACGATCCAAAATCAAAACCATCCTGATCGGTCTTGGGCGGATTGGATCCAGTTTAGAAACAGACCCATTTCGTAAAAAACCATGTACTCATATGGGTGTCCTCCAGTCCGATTGGGGAAAGGAAAAATTTGAATTCATTTTAGGTTTGGACAGCGATCAAAAAAAATGTGAATCTTTCCAGAGTTTTTGGAAAACCCAGGCAGAGAGAGTGGACTGCGATCCTAAAAAAGTCAAATTCCCTAAGTCCGTCCAATTGGCAGTCATTTCCACTCCCAGTGTTTTTCATGAAGAATGGGCCACCCATTGTATCATCGAGGGAATTCCCAATTTACTCATCGAAAAACCAGTCGCCCTTTCTGAATCGGGAGCCAAAAGGATTCAAAAACTAGCCAGTCAGCACAATACAAGAATTTGGATCAACCATGAAAGGCGTTACCATCCTAGTTATTTGTTTGTCAAAGACCAACTAACAAAAGGTAATTTCGGAAACCTAAAATCCATTCGTGCATCTGTATTTACCTCAGCAAAAAACCCAGGGTTAGCCTTTTCCAAACTAGGAGGAGGACCTTTACTCCATGATGGAACCCATGCTGTAGACCTACTGCATTGGCTCATCGGCAAACCCAAGTTAATGGAAGCAAAATTAGAACGCCCCAAAAAAGGTGCAATAGAATCAAGGGCTGTGGCGTGGTTTCGATCCAAAACAGGTGTGGATGTATTTTTAGATGTCAGTGGCGATAGGAAATATTTTCAATTTGAGTTAGATTTACATACCGACTCACATAGAATCATTTGTTCCAATGACGGATTTCAATTTTTCCAATCGGAGTCTTCAAAATTATACAAAGGATTTCAAAGTTTATCACCTTACGAACCACCTGGTTTTCCAAATCCAAAAACGGCAAATGCGTTCCTAGGAATTTATGAGGAAATCTCTCAGGTGATTATGGGGAAAAAACAAACGATGGAAGGCACTCTATCAGACAATATTGAGATTCTAAACATGATAGAATCTATTTATAGGCGAAAAAAATGAACTCTAAACAAAACAGGTCTGTATCTATTTATTTTTTTGTAATTTTTTCTTGGTTTGAGTATCTTATTCTAACAAAAATTAAACGAAAATTTAAAAGTGAAACCAATTATGAATCTTCGAGAATAAAATTTCTAAAAAGAAAAGGGAAGGAAACTAAAAATTTATTTTTCCAGTTAGGTGGCGTATATATTAAAATTGGTCAATTTTTAAGCAATTTATTCCATGTTTTACCGGAGGAATTTTTATGGGAATTACAAGACCTACAAGACAAAATTCCACCAAGAGAATTTGAAGAAATAAACAAACGTTGGATCACTGATTATGGAAAACCAATGATCGAAATTTTTTCAAATTTGGATCAAGTAGCTTATGCGAGTGCCTCCACCGCGCAGGTTCATATTGGCTATTATAACGACAAAAAAGTAGCAATCAAAACCTTATACCCAGGAATTGAAGAAGATGCAATCCGGGACTTAAAAACCATCTCAAGGGTGATTTGGATCATTGACCGTTTTGTCTTCAAAATTTCTGCCAAAGAAGTAAATGAACAATTGCATTCAATGATTCGTGCAGAACTTGATCTACGTAGTGAACTTAAAAACTTAAAATACACCAAACAATTGTTTGCTTTAGAAAAAGATTTTTATTTCCCAAATCCTATTGATGAACTTTGTAACAAACACACACTCGTCACAGAATTTGTAGAAGGAAAGAAAATTTACGAATTAATCACTTTAGAAACTCATACAAAAAAAAATCCTCATTTAGAAAAATTGGTCCGAGCCTATATCCTAATGATATTCGAATATAGGTTTTTCCATGCAGACCCACATCCCGGAAATTTAATCTTTATGGAAACGGGAGAACTTTGTTTTATTGATTTTGGAGCCGTCCAGTCTATCTCTGAAGAAGAAACTCGCATTTTAGAAAGAATTCTAATTGGTGCTATGCGAAAAGATTATCATCTAATCACCGAATCATTATTTGAATTAGGTGCCGTTACGGAAACTTTATCAAAAGAAGAACTTATCCAAATTGTAAAATATTCACTCGAAAAACTAAATCGAATTCTGGAATCGACTGATCATTTCCGAAATATAGGACTCGATACACTTAGGCCCAAAGAAGACCTGCGTTTTCTAAAGGAAATCCAAGTAAGTTTAAAACGACTCTTATCCAGCTTAAAACTCCCTCCCAATTTTCTTAGCCTCCACCGCGTACTTGCCCTGTTACTTGGAAACTCATCTTATTTGGATCCAACACGTTCTATGATCGATTATGCAGAAAAACCTTTTTCCCAAATTGTTTTAAAAGGAAGTTCCTTAAAAAAACTTTGGAAAGATGAAGGGGAAGAATTTATCACAAGTCTTTTCTCTTTACCGAAAGAGTTAAATGAGTTTTTATACAAATGGAATCGGGGAGAGTTCCAAACCCCAGATTCTTCCAGAAAAGAGGAGTTAAGGCTAAAAGAAATATTTACCTTTGGAGCTCTTGGTTCGATATTTTTCTTTTTCGGAATGTATTATTCGGAAAAATTCTGGAAAGAACCAAGCATATTATTTTACATACTATCAGGACTTAGTTTTTGGTCTTTGGCCAAATCGAGTCTAAGTTATTGGAAACAAAAATAAACGGACCCTCTCTAATTTATGAATCTACCTAAAACACCATTTTTTTCGGTCTTTAAACCTGGATATCTTGCCTTTGTCGCATTTGGACTTTTTTTAGATTTATCATCCAAATATATCATTATTACAAAAATGTTAGCTCACGAAAGTATCCCTGTGTTAGGTGATTTTTTCCGATTGTCCTTAACTTTTAATACCGGATTTGTCTTTGGTTTGTTCCAAG includes these proteins:
- a CDS encoding ABC1 kinase family protein is translated as MNSKQNRSVSIYFFVIFSWFEYLILTKIKRKFKSETNYESSRIKFLKRKGKETKNLFFQLGGVYIKIGQFLSNLFHVLPEEFLWELQDLQDKIPPREFEEINKRWITDYGKPMIEIFSNLDQVAYASASTAQVHIGYYNDKKVAIKTLYPGIEEDAIRDLKTISRVIWIIDRFVFKISAKEVNEQLHSMIRAELDLRSELKNLKYTKQLFALEKDFYFPNPIDELCNKHTLVTEFVEGKKIYELITLETHTKKNPHLEKLVRAYILMIFEYRFFHADPHPGNLIFMETGELCFIDFGAVQSISEEETRILERILIGAMRKDYHLITESLFELGAVTETLSKEELIQIVKYSLEKLNRILESTDHFRNIGLDTLRPKEDLRFLKEIQVSLKRLLSSLKLPPNFLSLHRVLALLLGNSSYLDPTRSMIDYAEKPFSQIVLKGSSLKKLWKDEGEEFITSLFSLPKELNEFLYKWNRGEFQTPDSSRKEELRLKEIFTFGALGSIFFFFGMYYSEKFWKEPSILFYILSGLSFWSLAKSSLSYWKQK
- a CDS encoding Gfo/Idh/MocA family protein, giving the protein MKRSKIKTILIGLGRIGSSLETDPFRKKPCTHMGVLQSDWGKEKFEFILGLDSDQKKCESFQSFWKTQAERVDCDPKKVKFPKSVQLAVISTPSVFHEEWATHCIIEGIPNLLIEKPVALSESGAKRIQKLASQHNTRIWINHERRYHPSYLFVKDQLTKGNFGNLKSIRASVFTSAKNPGLAFSKLGGGPLLHDGTHAVDLLHWLIGKPKLMEAKLERPKKGAIESRAVAWFRSKTGVDVFLDVSGDRKYFQFELDLHTDSHRIICSNDGFQFFQSESSKLYKGFQSLSPYEPPGFPNPKTANAFLGIYEEISQVIMGKKQTMEGTLSDNIEILNMIESIYRRKK